The window TTTTTTTACAGTATCCACAAGAGCGATTTTTTCGTCAACGATCAGATATGCGTTGTACGTTCCTCCACGCGGCGTGGTGTACCCATGGAAATCCCGCAGGTTCCAATCTACAACACCGACCCAGTAGACTCCATTTGTCAATTCGATTCTTGTCATTTTTAACCTCCCTGACAATAGTTATTTAACCCAATGGAATTAAAAACTATTGGTAATATGAACCGTTAAGAATGAAGTCATTTACCAAGTGGAGGACATATGATAAAATATCGATGCACCGTCTGCGGATATATCTATGACCCGGAAATAGGGGACGCACCTCGAATCAAACCCGGTACAGCTTTTGAAGACTTGCCGGATGATTGGGTATGCCCCCAGTGCGGCGTAGGCAAAGACATGTTTGAAAAAATTTAACGGAGGCAAATATGTTCAGTGTGTGTTATGTTGGTTTTGGATATCAGGTGACCGGAAATGTGCGAATATGTACTTCGGAAAAGTGTTCAAGGGGATAGGGAAGAACCTGCATGCCATTCAATGAACGGGAGGGTTAAATAATCGGTAGATTTATTAAAGAAAAAAGTGTGTTGGCAGACAATTGGGAAAATACCTATATAGTTCTAACTCCAATAGTTCGTATAATCACGAATAAACGAGGACAATATGAAACAGGAACGCTGGGGCAACATCGGGTCCAAATTCGCACACCTGACCAGTGTGCACCCGTGTTACAATGAAAAAGCACACTTCACGACAGCAAGGATACACTTACCTGTGGCGCCGCGCTGCAATATCCAGTGCAACTACTGTATCAGGAAACTGGACAAATGCGAACACAGGCCCGGTGTGGCCTCAAGTATTTTGAATCCCCGTGAAGCACTTGTAAGGGTTGATAAATACGCAAAGGAAATGCAAAATCTAAAGGTTGTGGGTATCGCCGGACCTGGCGAGGCTCTTGCGAATGAAGACTCCTTAGAAACCATGCGACTTGTGCATGAAAAATATCCTGACCTTATAAAATGCGTGGCGAGCAACGGTCTTTTGCTTTCTGAAAAAGTGGATGATCTTGTCAAAGCAGGAGTGACAAGCGTAACTGTTACGATAAATGCGGTTGACCCTGAAGTCGGAGCAAAGA is drawn from Candidatus Methanoperedens sp. and contains these coding sequences:
- a CDS encoding rubredoxin; translated protein: MIKYRCTVCGYIYDPEIGDAPRIKPGTAFEDLPDDWVCPQCGVGKDMFEKI
- a CDS encoding radical SAM protein; amino-acid sequence: MKQERWGNIGSKFAHLTSVHPCYNEKAHFTTARIHLPVAPRCNIQCNYCIRKLDKCEHRPGVASSILNPREALVRVDKYAKEMQNLKVVGIAGPGEALANEDSLETMRLVHEKYPDLIKCVASNGLLLSEKVDDLVKAGVTSVTVTINAVDPEVGAKIYSFVRYHDKTYRGVEGAKLLIEKQFEGIKKASEAGLNVKVNTVLIPEINFEQVKEIARRAAENGAIIMNIIPLIPLNRFEKERPPECDELNMARTIAEEFLPQFRLCRQCRADAIGVPGQEPCGSPVQAHSTGEYYHA